In Euwallacea fornicatus isolate EFF26 chromosome 20, ASM4011564v1, whole genome shotgun sequence, a single window of DNA contains:
- the LOC136345667 gene encoding tigger transposable element-derived protein 4-like has product MNGEKEPLLIIGKAARPRAFKNIDLNKLPVMWKFNKKAWMTVDIMTEWLRDFDRQMGAQKRQILLFLDNACSHPKEINLKNIKLCFLPPNCTSVCQPLDQGIIKNFKFNYRTLLLKHLLVNIDDANSAQDLVKIITLLDAIFYANKAWSEVTRVIIKNCFKNAFHIENPKLEEQYDPEEELPLSLLAEIYKKKVPLGITQESFEEFFIMDQNLFVVEMQEEFISDSILKNMDVEKSESDESDDDQESAAEIECSINTYNEAIKSVKALRVFSLHQGDTKALKMLSNLEIHYQEAFLKRKIRQTTLDEFLS; this is encoded by the coding sequence ATGAATGGTGAAAAAGAACCACTCTTGATAATTGGAAAAGCTGCTAGGCCGagagcatttaaaaatattgacttaAACAAACTTCCAGTGatgtggaaatttaacaaaaaggcTTGGATGACCGTTGACATAATGACTGAATGGCTAAGAGACTTTGACCGACAAATGGGTGctcaaaaacgacaaattctattatttttggacAACGCTTGTTCGCATCCCAAAGAAATCaatctcaaaaatataaaactatgTTTTCTTCCCCCAAATTGCACAAGCGTGTGCCAACCGCTGGACCAAGGAATTAtcaagaatttcaaatttaattacaggactttattattgaaacACTTACTGGTAAATATCGATGATGCAAATTCTGCACAggatttagtaaaaataataactttattgGATGCAATATTCTATGCAAATAAAGCATGGAGTGAAGTGACTAGggttattataaaaaattgttttaaaaacgcaTTTCACATTGAAAACCCAAAGTTAGAAGAACAGTACGATCCGGAAGAAGAACTCCCTCTATCCCTGCTAGCGgagatttataagaaaaaagtgcCTTTAGGAATAACGCAAGAGagctttgaagaattttttatcatggatcaaaatttatttgtggtAGAAATGCAAGAGGAATTTATTtcagattcaattttaaaaaacatggaTGTTGAAAAAAGTGAGTCAGATGAGTCCGATGATGACCAAGAAAGTGCAGCAGAAATAGAATGCAGTATTAACACCTACAATGAAGCAATTAAATCGGTAAAGGCACTGAGAGTCTTTTCTTTACACCAAGGAGACACCAAAGccttaaaaatgttgtcaaatttagaaatacaCTATCAAGAAgcctttttgaaaagaaaaatccgTCAAACTACGTTAgatgaatttttatcttaa